A stretch of DNA from Juglans microcarpa x Juglans regia isolate MS1-56 chromosome 5D, Jm3101_v1.0, whole genome shotgun sequence:
gTCTTTGACTTTCATTGTACATAGAGAAATGAATACcatgagaaattataaaataatcatattataaTGGATTTATCCTCCAAACAACTCGTATACATAGGCCCTgtgccgaatcacgtaaatttttgTATCTtcatctctatttatatttattgtatttaatttctattcacTGTTATAAATGTACGTACTGGCACTGTATCGTGGCTCTGGACCGTCATCATGGGTTTCGAACCGTCTTATCTAATCTTAGACTATCTTAATGGATCGTGAATGactatttctttcatttcaatctTTTGTACAATTTTTGACATTAAGATAAATGATTACAACAAGTTtgaatcttcaaaattttacaaaaggttGAAAATTGGTTATTGAAATATCTCGCTCCCAAACAATAGCTTTCTGGGAACCAAGCGACCGTCAAGGGACAAAGCCTCAGAAGAAAGGGACAAAAGAAATGGATTTTCTGTTTTGGTCACTAAACCGAGGATCTGAATAGTGACCGACTGGTCTCTCTCCATTCAAACGGCTATAATGGAAGGAGATTGACTTGAGTGGAGAGGAGAGCGCTGGTTGCAGCAACAAATAATACAGTAGTTATCACAAATACATTAATAAATCAAGGAGTAATACTAGTATCTTATTTCGTTTGAAAAAGTTACGtctatcattaaataaaatttatcttttatgtaaattttaaatttattattattatttttttaaatgtacgaGACTTtacatcttaaaattataaatattatttttttatattaataataacacaataaaaaaaaaaaaagtaaatcacTGTTTATTCATGAGCttcaactttcttttctttttttatggtCGGTTCACTGCAGAGAAGACAAAGAGATTGGTGCGGTGATGACGTGGCCCACTAATGCACGTCGTTCCGGCTTCTGACACTGCACGTTTGCCCAAAAGCCCAGGTACAATTGCAATTTACAATACAACCCCCCACAATCTTTTTACTCCTTTGCAGTATCCTTCCTTCAAACGATCATGCTGTCTCTCTCTACCTCCCGGCTCCCCTTTCAGGAAGTGAAGATATTTGTCATATGCAGAATCTTAAGAGAAACATGTAACAAAAGTCAAAGAAAAGCATGCAACGgtatgattttcaagaaaaacaaaacaggGAGCAAATCAAAAGACAGAAATCTCTTTCCCTTAtttaccccaaaaaaaaaaaaaaattcctacctttcattttttttcgttgtattatatatttataatttcttttacgcgTTTTGGCCTTGGGGGTATCAAACGTACTGTGCCACTGCTCCTGTCAAATCGTCCTTTTCTCCAATTTTATTACTTTCCTTTCCTGGTTAAATTTTGCACATTCATAATAAATTCAAcacttgtctttttttttttttttttttttattggataaaaAGACACGGGGACTCATTTTGGCAAGAAATGCCTTCCTTCTACTTCACCTCTCTGTATCTTTGCCATTGCTTTTTCTCTTTCGCTATTTTCATACATACTTagaataattcaaataaataaaacaaacaaaaataaaccagagataaatttaatatataaacaaatataaaaccgaaaaaaaataaattactgtttttaataaaaataaatattacaaccACAAacagatcttataaaaattaacttacaaactgatatgacttaatgttatacaaaattttttttataataattataattttacaatctcacattaaattatattaatttataaattaaaattaaaaaattttcgtCTAAAGTATTTCTCCGCAGTAAATGAATTGTATTACACCAGTCAGAGGTTGCTGTCCCTAGCTAATTTTTGTTTACGtaagaatttttcttctctttttcaaagttttgcCTGGTTTTTACGTTCACTTTTTAAGATTTAACTCCCTAGGttttactttattcttaaatgatttttatacaCGCAAGTCTATTTGTCATGACCTGATAAAGATCAAATGGAGGATAACTGTTGAAAAGCTATAAAATTAAgaagcaaaataataaaattgaaagtccgaaattttttttttaaaacaaaaaaaaaaaaaaaaaatcatcttgtTTTATTAACCCAAATTTTATGCTTCTTCGAAAACAGCAATAACACTCGAATCTCTCCCTGATATTAGAAAGCAGCACATAAGAGAAAGCAAAGAATAACGTCAAAGCCCACTTTTCTGGATTCCTCCGGTTTCCGATAAACCTCTGCCCCATTCATCCTTTTCGCAAAACCTTAATTTTATtcgatattttaattattttctttgtgaaATATATTTGTGCTGCTTTTGATACATATTGGATTCCTTTTCTCTCACTTGCTGGAAAATCGCTGCATTTTCTCTGATTCCTCGAACCCATCTGCAAAAAACCGTTGCTTTTCCCCCTAAATCTCTGTGAAGAAAAACGAACAATTGCTTTAGTACTGCTTCAAAAAAAACAAGACTTTCTCCCTCTTTGCCCTGTAAAACCCATAATTTTCGTGGCGATTTTCCCCCTAGGAAACGGTGGGATCATGGAGAGGCTGTGGTTTCTTAACTGGGCTTTTGTTGTGTGGCTCCTCGGTTGTGTTTGTGTTGAAGGTCTTGGTGTGAATTGGGGTACCATGGCAACCCACAAGTTGCCTCCAGACACAGTGGTTAAGATGTTGAAAGACAATGGGATTAAGAAGGTGAAGCTGTTTGATGCAGAGCAGTCTACAATGAGCGCTCTGGCTGGGTCTGATATCGAGGTCATGGTCGCAATTCCCAACGATCAGCTGGCGGTGATGAACAGCTACAATCGTGCTAAGCAATGGGTCCAGAGAAACGTCACCCGCTATCTGTTCAATGGAGGAGTTAACATCAAGTacatcaaattttcttttctttttgtttaattattcCTTTTCCGATTGATTTATTGTTATCAACTTCCATGGgattctcaattttattaactATGGTCATTCTccttatatatattcatatgtatatgtatgtatgtgtgtgttatTACCTTGAGTACATAAACTGATGTTATTTATACTGAAAATTATTGATAATCTTTTGCTTTAACTTGAAAATTTATTGGGATATTCTTTGTTTCACTTatttgaaaattcaagatattttctGATCACATTGATATGAAGTATTGGGCAACTTATGCTATTTTGGGATGTTAATTGGTTGAATAACTTGAGTTGGTTCTTGACTCTGCCATGGGCAGTTAGGACATGTTCGATTCCACATTATCATGTGGCATTCAATGCCTTGCCTTTGAATTTTCTGTTCTATAGTGTTTTAGAAATCCAATCAGCTGTGGTCATTGGCACGCCCTGATTTAATTTGctattaaattttctttatattttataaaatatgccACATGCTTTCCTCAACGTTGTTTCTACTTAATgtgctttaattaattactgaGAAGTTGTAAGACAAGGAAATACGAGCTTTGGGCCTTAGTATCTTACCAACTTAACTCCAACTTCTTGCATATTTTTGGGATTCTCTTGTTTACTAATTTTTTGATCCAGTTTCTTCTCATtcgaataaaatttttgtttaccTAGAAAAGGGAAgttgtttgttgtttttattttcaacatttACTTGGCGATCATTTGGAGCATTGGATTCTTTGTATAGTTCTTTTTTGTGGGGATTTCGCATGGGAAATATAAAAGAATGAGTATTAAGATCCAGGAGGAAAATTTATCTCTCTGGAAAGTTTATTGGAATATGGACACTAAATCTAATTGTTAGAAACAGACTGTAAGACTAGTAAGCAAAATATAAATGAGAAAGATATAGATTTGTCAAAGTTATTTAATAAACTTGTTACGTCATTATCTCTGTTGGATCTCAATTTTGTAATGTTGCTTGCTTATTGAAAAGTTTAAAGGAAGTGATGGTTATCAGATTTACAATTTGGCCTTCTCTTTACCAATTAGATAAACCTTTTACATTAGTGGGGTGTTTAAATGAGGATATTcttttaagatttaataatcTGTTTAAATGCATATAAGTGAAGTTGAATCCAGATGCGCACGGGAATCTTGATTCCACCCAACCATCTTTAGATGGGAATGTGGATTCCTTTGTAGTGCCATCATCCTAAGAATATTCATCTATATCATATGGACAAAATTTTCcttgttttatattttgcatCTGTCCCTTTTGATACACttacatggttttttttttaattttttgttatattttgtaattgttcAAAATAATGTGGCTTTATGCAACTATTTTCTTCTatgaaatattgttaaatttgtACAAGAAAATTTGCGTCTCTATGTCGAATTTTGTCTGGgttatcttttaataataattatattttgtttcattgtgACCGTTtgcaaaatttgtataaaaagtgaggaattatttttttattctatgaaCAAGTTTATTtgggaaatgaaatgaaatgaaacggTGACATGTTCCTCTACTCCCCGTcattgtttatttcatttctaaatctGAAACACAGCCATGGAGTTTTcgatcaaaaaaatatattttgtagcaaaCAGTTTTATGCACTTtaggagaaaaataaagtaatttttttgaaagaatagATTGGTAATCCAGATTCTGGCATCACATTCCTAGAACGGTAGATGCCAAAGGAAATACCAGATTCCTTAAACCAAACACCTCATAGTAGTTTATAAAAGTAAGGAATAATTTTATCACATTTCAACCGGTCTTCTTGCTCTCAAGTAAAAACTGGTTGTGAAGCTTACTTCTGTTATTTGATATACAATTTTGATTTGTCTTTATTGCTATTCTCTTTATACGTTTGGCATTGTAGATTTGAGAGGCTGTCACTTCCAAGTTAGCTCCTCTTTCTTATCAGATTATTACTACCTACTTGCACAGATATGCAGCAGTTGGCAATGAGCCTTTCCTGACATCCTACAATGGCTCATTCTTGAATGTCACCCTCCCAGCACTTCAGAACATTCAGAATGCCCTTAATGAAGCTGGTGTCGGAGACTCCATAAAGGCCACTGTTCCTTTAAATGCCGATGTGTACAATTCACCAGAGACCAGTCCCTATCCATCTGCCGGGAGGTTCCGGAATGATATTAGTGACCTAATGACCCAGATTGTCCAGTTTCTAAGCAAGAACAATGCCCCTTTCACAGTAAACATTTACCCTTTCCTAAGTCTTTATGGCAATGACGACTTCCCTGTTGACTATGCCTTCTTTGATGGGGTAAGCCAGCCCGTCGTTGATAGTAATGGGATTCAGTACACAAATGTTTTTGATGCCAACTTTGACACCTTGGCGTCTGCTCTTAAAGCTGTTGGATATGAGAACATGACCATTATTGTAGGCGAGGTGGGGTGGCCTACAGAGGGGGACAAGAACGCCAATATAGGCAATGCTTATAGATTTTATAACGGGCTTTTACCGAGACTTGCAGCCAGTAAGGGCACCCCATTGCGGCCTGGATATATAGAAGTTTACTTGTTTGGTCTTATAGATGAGGATGCCAAGAGCATTGCTCCGGGAAATTTTGAGCGCCACTGGGGAGTTTATAGGTATGATGGGCAGCCCAAATTTACGATGGATCTTTCTGGTCAGAATCAAAATAAACTTCTTGTGCCTGCACAAAATGTGGAATATCTCCCTAACAAATGGTGTATGTTTAACCCCAATGCCAAGGATCTGAGCAAGCTTGCAGATAACATAAACTTTGCTTGCACCTTCGCAGACTGCACATCACTCGGATATGGTTCCTCCTGTAACGGCTTGGATGCTAATGGGAATGCGTCTTATGCATTTAATATGTATTTCCAGGTACAGAATCAGAACCCATTGGCTTGCAATTTTCAAGGTTTGGCCATGGTGACTACACAGAATATCTCGCAAGGGAACTGCAATTTTCCCATTCAGATAGTTGCGTCTTCTTCTGGGGGGTGCTCAACGGTGACTGCAGTGATTGTAACTCTATTCCTGTTTCTGTTGCAAtagatgatttatttttaattttgaattttaatttttttggagaTC
This window harbors:
- the LOC121265322 gene encoding glucan endo-1,3-beta-glucosidase 8-like: MERLWFLNWAFVVWLLGCVCVEGLGVNWGTMATHKLPPDTVVKMLKDNGIKKVKLFDAEQSTMSALAGSDIEVMVAIPNDQLAVMNSYNRAKQWVQRNVTRYLFNGGVNIKYAAVGNEPFLTSYNGSFLNVTLPALQNIQNALNEAGVGDSIKATVPLNADVYNSPETSPYPSAGRFRNDISDLMTQIVQFLSKNNAPFTVNIYPFLSLYGNDDFPVDYAFFDGVSQPVVDSNGIQYTNVFDANFDTLASALKAVGYENMTIIVGEVGWPTEGDKNANIGNAYRFYNGLLPRLAASKGTPLRPGYIEVYLFGLIDEDAKSIAPGNFERHWGVYRYDGQPKFTMDLSGQNQNKLLVPAQNVEYLPNKWCMFNPNAKDLSKLADNINFACTFADCTSLGYGSSCNGLDANGNASYAFNMYFQVQNQNPLACNFQGLAMVTTQNISQGNCNFPIQIVASSSGGCSTVTAVIVTLFLFLLQ